One segment of Asterias rubens chromosome 2, eAstRub1.3, whole genome shotgun sequence DNA contains the following:
- the LOC117302698 gene encoding uncharacterized protein LOC117302698 — translation MKLYTSMCFCRTQMHSHGLLCLDVHAVHWNLHLQPQPVSYVQRRLRINITATSSQTTVPGREAHEPQLQLETSEGQVIQFGGLRIRDSDSTEGMYRVKVSVDHGGMLSVKQDENSNVIFYPKESGSPEWEPIDNLREYEQLDRFENFYEHYEAPDDEQSRNNGKKNLMFVGSLDGINRVLSSMVFVPWCPQWPTPPNWNIPESSWMDPSSLDQMLSDEPLKPAIWPQWYPRFWYPFPRKTWTWWPRVMPPWWMNQSCSDWTSRIHVETQEITPETCDAENEDDQPDVSHWFADVRVNTRHSEPKSLITDNLFTYFPDNARSFLVKNLYIRSKEEFFQLRIDLEVVEKELATIRNTGTNRPSFSCSNVAECTEKLQKIEVTLRDGVSVQDVCKITIEIRMYKDNSERLSDYMMLWGYKSVSECINYMHHDQAMSIAAPELPVIARQGEANIPLGITYSSLRMTPSGILHAKIYAEHGLVSVTTQDGLRVYMDHIGQHERIPTYLCIAGPADMVIAALLSATFTPFKNFKGRTSVKVDYRIPSTAMRETFRLDVPPPMKRLTVDVQVVNGERPLLPLLLMPTKVCISEMQLLPLDMMRIEGRYREDEFVTMSLVASKGQLLLEEQRIPEIYECPAKSPHLDDEDSLCTEECSYHTACPGTKMCCYQGCSRVCMEPQMVATVNALPNSTNVFMHGKISTLNRVLEAENLFYLPKPCQTHDTGPIMTEHDTVRIEIISSRNPEGNSLLQDLSVDIVCKAHIEKAFTRDESSEECTEEWGDWLDCELEGERMCGRGSQIRRRRCGLQTLTQSRPCLVCGCNPIETVIPYPVAHVPGCALDNPVMRCPPGCDVEASHMEDHSFSCVEPLDGMVQKIKSIEVHDICICESCLRHRQ, via the exons ATGAAGTTGTATACATCGATGTGTTTTTGCAGAACCCAAATGCACAGTCATGGATTGCTTTGTCTTGATGTACACGCTGTCCACTGGAACCTCCACCTGCAACCTCAGCCCGTCTCGTACGTCCAGCGTAGACTCCGCATCAACATCACCGCTACGTCCTCCCAAACCACCGTGCCGGGTCGAGAGGCCCATGAACCGCAGCTGCAGTTGGAGACCAGTGAGGGACAGGTCATTCAGTTCGGCGGTTTGCGGATACGGGATAGTGACTCCACCGAAGGAATGTACCGTGTTAAGGTTTCAGTGGACCATGGAGGCATGCTGAGTGTAAAACAAGATGAGAATTCAAACGTCATTTTCTATCCAAAG GAATCCGGTAGTCCGGAGTGGGAACCTATAGATAATCTGAGAGAATATGAACAGCTGGATCGCTTTGAAAACTTCTATGAACACTATGAAGCTCCTGATGACGAGCAGTCAAGAAACAACGGGAAGAAAAACCTGATGTTTGTTG GATCACTGGATGGTATTAACCGAGTCCTATCCAGTATGGTGTTTGTGCCTTGGTGTCCACAATGGCCGACCCCTCCAAACTGGAACATACCAGAATCATCTTGGATGGACCCGTCAAGCCTGGATCAAATGTTGAGTGATGAGCCGTTGAAACCTGCCATCTGGCCTCAATG GTATCCTCGCTTCTGGTATCCATTCCCGCGAAAGACTTGGACCTGGTGGCCTCGAGTCATGCCTCCATGGTGGATGAATCAGAGCTGCTCTGATTGGACGAGCCGTATTCACGTTGAGACCCAAGAAATAACACCAGAGACATGTGATGCAGAGAACGAGGATGATCAACCGGACGTCTCTCATTGGTTTGCTGATGTTCGTGTCAATACGCGCCACTCGGAGCCCAAGAGTCTGATCACAGA TAACTTGTTCACCTACTTCCCTGACAATGCTCGCTCCTTCCTCGTCAAAAACCTCTACATCCGATCCAAGGAAGAATTCTTCCAACTCAGAATAGATCTTGAGGTGGTGGAGAAAGAG CTTGCAACTATAAGGAATACAGGCACGAACAGGCCATCGTTCTCGTGCAGTAACGTCGCAGAATGTACAGAGAAACTGCAGAAGATTGAAGTCACACTGCGCGATGGTGTAAGTGTACAAGACGTCTGTAAGATAACTATAGAG ATCCGCATGTATAAAGACAACTCGGAGAGACTATCTGATTATATGATGCTGTGGGGTTATAAGTCAGTGTCGGAGTGTATTAACTACATGCATCATGATCAGGCTATGAGTATCGCAGCGCCTGAGCTACCAGTTATTGCCAGGCAGGGGGAAGCAAACATTCCGCTGGGTATAACGTATTCATCGTTACGTATGACACCATCTG GTATTCTTCACGCCAAAATCTATGCCGAGCATGGTCTGGTAAGCGTCACAACCCAGGACGGCCTACGTGTCTACATGGATCACATTGGACAACATGAGAGGATACCAACCTATTTATGCATTGCTGGTCCGGCTGACATGGTGATTGCGGCGCTGCTCAGTGCTACATTCACTCCGTTTAAGAATTTCAAAGGACGGACTTCGGTGAAGGTAGACTACAGGATACCATCGACGGCTATGAGAGAAACATTTAGATTGG ACGTACCACCCCCAATGAAGCGGTTGACAGTGGATGTTCAAGTAGTGAACGGtgagcgccctctgttgccgCTTCTCCTGATGCCAACCAAGGTGTGCATCTCTGAGATGCAACTTCTTCCTCTGGATATgatgagaattgagggaagatACAGAGAGGATGAGTTTGTCACAATGTCACTGGTGGCATCCAAAGGACAACTGCTGTTAGAAGAGCAGAGAATACCCGAGATAT ATGAATGTCCAGCTAAAAGCCCCCACCTTGACGATGAGGATTCACTGTGTACTGAGGAGTGTAGTTACCATACAGCTTGCCCTGGAACTAAGATGTGCTGTTACCAAGGATGTAGTAGGGTCTGTATGGAACCTCAAATGG TGGCTACAGTCAATGCGTTACCGAACTCTACCAATGTATTCATGCATGGGAAGATCAGCACATTAAACAGAGTACTGGAGGCGgagaatttgttttacttaccTAAGCCATGCCAGACTCATGACACTGGGCCGATAATGACAGAGCATGATACCGTCAGAATTGAG ATTATATCTTCACGTAACCCAGAGGGGAATTCACTTCTGCAAGATTTATCTGTGGATATCGTCTGCAAAGCACATATTGAGAAAGCATTCACAAGAG ATGAGAGTTCAGAAGAATGCACCGAGGAATGGGGTGACTGGTTGGACTGTGAGCTTGAAGGGGAAAGAATGTGCGGGCGTGGCTCTCAGATTAGAAGGAGGCGGTGTGGATTACAAACTCTGACGCAATCGAGGCCATGTTTGGTCTGTG GATGCAACCCTATTGAAACAGTCATCCCTTACCCCGTTGCCCACGTGCCAGGCTGTGCATTGGATAACCCTGTTATGCGTTGTCCTCCAGGCTGCGATGTAGAAGCGTCTCATATGGAAGATCATTCCTTCAGCTGTGTCGAGCCTTTGGACGGCATGGTACAAAAGATCAAGTCTATTGAGGTCCATGATATCTGTATTTGTGAAAGTTGCCTTAGGCACAGACAGTAG